A stretch of DNA from Myxocyprinus asiaticus isolate MX2 ecotype Aquarium Trade chromosome 32, UBuf_Myxa_2, whole genome shotgun sequence:
CGTTTGTCTGGTGTTGGTCCTAAAGCTTATTTGTGCCTTCCAACCACTCCCATATTCATCTGATATTGACATATCTCATCAGTTCTTGTTTATCTCACTTTCTCTCCAACTCAAACACTCACATAGACAAAGATGTAATAAAGGACATTAGAAGCATGTCTTACGCATGTGGCCCTGTCAATCATCTCAGTATGTTCCTCTGTTCCACACTGTCCTCTGAATGGAGTCAGAGTACATGTGACCATACAACAGAGGCCAACCCCCTCTCTGGCAATCAACTAGCTCTTTCTAATTCTCTCTAGAGTATCCAACAGATCAGGAGTTAGTTTTTGCCTTTGACTCTACGTGATCTTGGTGCAGTTTAACTCCTTAAAATCTGCTCTTCTTGGGTGGACACAAAAAGTTTTTAGACAGGACTGTCTGTTTTTTCCTGCTATAGTTGTACTTGTCAGTGACTGCAAAATGGTAGCTTCACGTGGTTGGTTTCTGGGGCTTTTCATTGCCCTGTTTAGCACTGGAGCATTTAAGGATTCTGTGCAGGCTGAAGAAGGGCTGCAAACTGAGGTAGCCAAGGAACTGGGGGGTCTGGACATTACTGAAGTTGTGGAAGAGGATGCAGCTAATGATGAGGAGGTTGGAAACACATCTGAGGAAGTGGCTGATGACACAGGAGAGGATGAAGGAGGAGATGTGGAGGCAGAGGAAGAGGATGATGGAGAGGAATGGGCAGCTCCTGCTGGTGACATAGAGGTAGGGGTGTCTGAGGAAGTGAAAGTGGTGGAGGAAAATACTGAAGAGGAGGAAGGAGCagcagaggaagaagaggaggaggaagtagcacagaaagttaaggaaacagaAGGAGCCATAGAtgaagaggaggatgaggaggaagTAGCAGAGAATGAGGAGGAAACTGAAGGAGCCAcagatgaagaggaggaggaggaggaggaggaagtagCAGTGAACGACGAGGAAACGGAAGGAGCCGcagatgaagaggaggaggatgtaGCAGAGAACGACGAGGAAAAAGAAGGAGCCTCAGATAAAGAGCAGGAGGAAGAAGTaactgaggaggaagaggaaacAGCAGCAGATGAAGAGGAGGACACAAAGGAAGAGCAGGAGCAGACAGAAGCAGCACAACAGAAAGAGGAGGAAGAAGCAGCAGAGGAGGTGTTGGAGAGAGCACCAattgaggaagaggaagaggtagAAGTGtttgatgatgatgaggatgaagaTAATGTGGATTCtgatgaggaagatgaggaaGCAGAACAATCAGAGGGTGTTGAAGAACTGGCTGAGGAAAAACAGGAGGCTAGTGAGACTGAGAAAGCTGAAGAGTCTGTAAATTGTACCACTGGGGATGACACTGAAGGTAATTACTAAATTGATCTTTCAATGGCCCAGCGATACCCTCTTTATCTTAAGCCAGATTCCCTTTTCCAAACTTTCTCAACTCACAAATACTTTTAATTATTACATGCAGTTTGGTTCAGAGGTAAAGGTCCATCAGCGTGCATATGAGAGTATTCGAAACAAAACTTCTCTTTTTTTGTGTTTGATTATTTGCACTTATTTctggctttgttccaaaacctagtgagttgccttgCTATCTACTGCCTATAGGACAGTGCCTTCTAAAGGCTGGATTACAATACATGACTTTGACACCAATTTTAGCCCTGATTTGCAGTCGGGCCGAGTCAGTGCTTGTGCGCGTTAGTCATCTCTAGTCTGCAGATTTTGGGCCAGTCAGAGCTGACAGATTTCACCAAAAATTGTATATTGTATGATGGGTACAGACTGATTTCTTGCCCTCAGAAAATGGTTCCATGTAGTAAGAGAATATCAAGCATGTTTGACATTTTTGAGCCCACTATCCATGACTACAAAGGAAATATCATAGTGCATTATGCTCCATGACTgaaatctgaagtcatatgatgaGCAGCCAATGAAAATTATACGAGTATGCGTGGCGACTAAGCTCAAGAAATGGATATGGTGAACAAGCACTCAAAGTGTAGCTTAACTTTTAACCGAACTCACCTCCAACTTGTAATGCAGTCTCTAGAGGCCATATTGGCCGCGTCTTCCCACCCATTACCACACCCAAATGCGTTGGGCCAGTGTCTTTCGTGACTCGGAAAACAGAGTAGCAGCAACAAGAATAACAATGCTCCcatacatgtttgtttacatttgttataCTGCTCGTAGAGCGAAGGGTGTGTGTTTTGGGTGGTGCTTGATCCTCAGTTGTATAGTGTGTGATGGCCAGTTTTAATCTTTAGCCATTTACAAAGTCGGTAGGTGTATAATACCTAGTATTTTTAGAATCtattcagattttaaaagtcaTGTGATGTAATCCAGCCTTAAGGCATCCTAACCAAAATAACTGTTTTGACTGTGACTGTTTTGGAATGCtcaacataggcagcaactcataGGAAGTGTCATACGTATAATGCTCCTCATGTGAAGTGCAGGAGAGACTTGACTTACAATTGATTTTAAATAGAGTTTGGTGCTAGAATGTTGCTAAGCGAAAAATAATGCAATAGTCTAATAATACTctaataaaaatcacacacaaatattgggtaaaatagtctaaaaatttAGGTAAATAggtaaaatttaattttagttatacttttcagtattgaatgaattattagtatttttaatcAACAATTTATCTTGCTTCGTCCACCATTTTGGATGAATTTTCTCACTAAGCTTGTTGTGATTGCCTTCACCATGTGAAGCATTCTACCAAAGTCCTTTCAAGGCAGGTCAAGACCACTCTGCGGATGTTCTTAACACCTCTGGGATAGCAACCTGCTGGATGCTTTTGTATGGATACAAGAACAGCttctatctatttgaatggggaagaCCGAGATCCCCAAAACAGTTAGTCAAGATTACAGTCATATAAAAttgtcaaatcagcagtaaaacttGACACCAATCATGTTATAAAttttgcttctttagctcagatcacttttaaaaacaaaatttttcaggctggtccagctaatgcacatgtatGTTCTCAAGTAAACTGATGTCTCTATATAAATAGAGATAAtattttttaactgtaaggtgggacttcaaTTTCTGACAGCTGCCATATTTAGCATTTCGGTCTCTGATTCTACCTACAGTCTGTCCAAAAGAAGTTATATTGGAATAATTTTGAACAGGCTTTGCATCTGGAGCGTACCATGTGATGGctacgtaggcagctcactaggttatgGGAAAGAGCAACTGTCAGCTATGGAAAGTCCTGTGCATATCCCACAGTGGGTCTGTGAAGGCAAACCTCAGCCCTAAAATAGCTCGCTATATCTGAACAGCTAAAGCAGCTGAAATATTCCAACCGTTTTAAGTCCTTTCTGGTTGAATGCTGTTGACAGGATACTAACACACAGCATATATTTGTCAGGGTATTGCATGTCTGTATGACTCCTGGTGAATCCTAAGATATGTTATCTCCAAATCGCTATGATAAAGTTACGGGCTAATTGCAATTCAGTTATTGCTGCTGTGTCACACAAAACAATGCAACAATATCTCCGTGGCACACACTCAATTGTCATCTAGCTTTTCTTTTATTACTATCAGATAAGTAATGGtcttcagatgttttttttaccaaatgtaaTGGCAATTAATTGGTTAAGGGACTTTATTCTAATAAACAATGATTTGCGTGATGTTGAGGCCATACCCATACCATAAATCTATAGGCTAATTATAGTTCATAACACAACTGTTGTTATATAATTACTATATTTTTGATAGAGTTTCATAAGACTATGTATAGACCCCATCAAAGCAAAATCTGAGTTTTGTGGCATTAAGTACATGTCTGTATGCTCTGTTGCTATGTTCCACCCCAAATGATTTCTTGGGGTCTTTAAGAACAATTTAATCAGAATATtgccatttacatttaatttgtgtaTACTCTTTTGTAAATGTTCACTTGGGCTATGTTCAAGTAACATAAGTCATTCTTTGTGCATGTTCTTTCCTTACCCATTACTAATGGAGATCATTTGTTTAACCTCATCTTTCCCTTACTCTGCAGAAGATGCTGAGGAGGTAAATGTAGAGGAGGAAGAAGTGCCCCCCACAGAAGATGCAGAGTACAGTTCAGGCTCTTTCTGTAAACTTTGCTCGGTCTGTGAGGTAAACCACCCTTCAGACCAGAAACATAAAAGATGAGCAAAGTTCTGACAGCGCTTACATTACTGACATAAGAAATTACATACATTAGAAGGTCCTCTGGCTAGCCAGCTGTATGAATGAGTATTGTGTGTATAAATGTCATCAAATGATCTataatatatattctatatacagttgaagtcagaagtttacataaaccttagccaaatacatttaaactcagtttttcacatttaatcgtagaaaacattccctgtcttaggtcagttagaatcactactttattttaagaatgtgaaatgtcagaataatagtagagagaattatttatttcagcttttatttctttcatcacattcccagtgggtcagaagcaaGGGTGTAGCAgctgcactctttaaaaaggtgatttggtcTCCCGCAgtttttcaagctaaacccataccaagtccaaatggtggatttgtatacaatattctttgtgttttgttactttgggctgattgagcaaccatccatccaatcacaggtgagtaTCATGAGCCGAAACATCCCTTACGTAATAGGTCTAATCAATACGGCTCTGTTCAtttaagttgctttcaacaatgctcatttataaaacattttatctgcactgatgttgatctaaattaataatctatagatgaggaacacacaaatgagagttatttattggcatatcgttcttgattggcagcattacgtgaaatgcactgcagaaaaaaaaggacaatccttcttttaaccACActttgtaagtggagtttatatcagtctTTCTTTTTATATCAAGTTAtcctttttacattatgtttgtgaggtaaaagtTTGACTGGATCTTTtatgccaatttaagcagattactagatatgtgttaaatatgtaaagctgtttttaatataagctcctgttttttacctttatgatggtgtgcagttgacaaactgtaggaaaactGTGTTCTTAGAatacttaggcattttactgaagtcagtagatactgtagacatgcttttttatacatgaaaacatacggatgttattgaaactcataattattactgttatcttttgataaaagtcatgctcagcaacTCACAatctgtagggaaattatagatttgctttgttcttataatgcttaaaacctctactgaagtctctttgtaggcctgtagacatacaaattttaaaggactAAAAATTTGTtatgatcgttgattcagtgactaactcatttcacacaagacactcatttgtcaccaccttctggcatcaccagaaatggtcactgaacgaattattaaatggatctgaacgaatcttggtgaatgtagtcaaaacacttCAATCCCACAATGCAagagcacagagtaaaaaattaaattgcacatacacaattgtcattattgattaaataatttattcaggaccagcttgtgctcagtcttttattgtcatgtgtggaaaaagaagcaagtgctccacaagatgccctttatttttgcagctaattttgtaaaattttgcaattaatttgcaatacttgaatctttaaaatactacaaatacaagtatataatacttatatttaagcaatatcacacgaccaagagtgcaatatggccctatatcagcactgctgtgattcggccgcaggcgaGCCACCTACTCACTGCTGTGTCccccacacttttaaaatgactgctacgccccctggtcagaagtttacatacactttgttagtatttggtagcattgcctttaaattgtttaacttgggtcaaacgttttgggtagccttccacaagcttctcacaataagttctgtaattttggtccattcctccagacagaactggtgtaactgagtcaggtttgtaggcttccttgctcgcacacgatttttcagttctgcccacacattttctatctgattgaggtcagggctttgtgatggccactccaataccttgactttgttgtccttaagccattttgacacaactttggaggtatgcttggggtcattgtccatttggaagacccatttgcaactgagctttaacttcatggctgatgtcttgagatgttgcttcaatatatccacataattttccttgctatgatgccatctattttgtgaagtgcaccagtccctcctgcagcaaagcaccccacaacatgatgctgaaacccccatgcttcatggttgggatggtgttcttcagcttgcaagcctcacccattttcctccaaacataacgatggccattatggccaaacagttcaatttttgtttcatgaattttccaagctgcttaaaggcatagttaacttagtttttttaaacttctgacccagtggaattgtgatatagtcaattaaatgtgaaacaatctgtctgtaaacaattgttggaaaagtagatgtcctaaacaacttgccaaaactatagtttgctaatatgaaatctgtggagtgattaaaaaatgagttttaataacttcaacctaagtgtatgtaaacttctgacttcaactgtatatatatatatatatatatatatatatatataacagtgaTGTCAtcgcatatacagtactgtgcaaaagttttaggcacttgtgaaaaatgttgcatagtgaggatgccataaatagttttcattatcaTATTTCAAtcatacaaaatccagtaaacataaaaaatctaaatcaatattcggtgtgaccacctttgcctttaaaacagcaccaattctcctaggtacacctggacacagtttttcttggttgttggcagataggatgtaccaagcttcttggagaattcagcacagttcttttatctattaagtctcaattgcttctgtttcttcatgtaatcccagactgacttgatgttcagtggggggctttgtgggggcaattccatctcttgcagagtgcccttttcttctattctaatcttttctatttgcaaaagtaatgtttgggagtctaaaatgtatttttcctattgaaaatgtatttaaccctatcttctctccacaattgtacagagtggttatctgagttaccgtagactttgtcagttcgaaccagtctggccattctctgttgacctctctcatcaacaaggcatgtctgtccacagaactgccgctcactggatgttttttgtttttgggaccattctgagtaaattttagagtGTTGTGCGTGAAACTCTGGCCAAAATCTAGCCATCtagccaacaatcatgccatggtccaaatcactgagatcacattctttccccattttgatggttgatgtgaacattaactgaagctcctgacccgtatctgcatgatgttatgcactgcactgctgccacatgattggctgattagataatcgcatggatgattgttggtgccagatggactggattaagtatttctgtaactgctgatctcctaggattttcataaaaaaagtaaatagaatttattccaaatggtgccaaaaacaaaaaaacatccagtgaacggcagttctgtggacggaaatgccttgttgatgagagaggtcaaaagagaatggccagactagtttgaactgacaaagtctacggtaactcagataaccactctgtacaattgtcgtAATAAGAAtgttatctcagaatgctattctgagataacATCTCAGCGGCAACCCATATCTcaacattctgagatgcaggttggcgctgttttggcagcacgatggggacctacacaatattaggcaggtggttttaatgttgtggctgatcggtgtatatatatatatatatatatatatatatatatatatatatatatatatatatatatatattcgtggAAGTTGCTTcatttggcagtgacctctgtgtgggcggtgctttgtacacagctacattagatattcacaatggacaaagaTATAATTTTAGCAGCGAGTTTACTTTTAATTTCACTAttccagagtataaagtgcagaattaaaaagaggctgcttgtccattttgtttttttttttttagatgcaacCAAagtaagacaaaacaaaacaaaatctacattATAAAATCATTATCAATCACATTTAATGGAAAACACGACCTTACTTCAATGAACTTGCTGAAATATAGATTTGGTGTGTTCCTTTTCTGAGCTTTCCCAATAATGAGATGACGCATTACTTAAAGCACTCTATCTCTGtctgcctctctctttctcctctcagCACTGCAGTAGCTGTGACAAATGTCCCTGTGAGGAAGGAGACACATCAGCACACTGCAAACACTGTGAAGTAAGTGTAGTTCAATGTGCAGTGAAACTGTAAGCCAATTTGTATGTTGACTTCCAGTATAGAATAAACACTGGTTCAAAA
This window harbors:
- the LOC127423240 gene encoding uncharacterized protein LOC127423240 isoform X1, encoding MVASRGWFLGLFIALFSTGAFKDSVQAEEGLQTEVAKELGGLDITEVVEEDAANDEEVGNTSEEVADDTGEDEGGDVEAEEEDDGEEWAAPAGDIEVGVSEEVKVVEENTEEEEGAAEEEEEEEVAQKVKETEGAIDEEEDEEEVAENEEETEGATDEEEEEEEEEVAVNDEETEGAADEEEEDVAENDEEKEGASDKEQEEEVTEEEEETAADEEEDTKEEQEQTEAAQQKEEEEAAEEVLERAPIEEEEEVEVFDDDEDEDNVDSDEEDEEAEQSEGVEELAEEKQEASETEKAEESVNCTTGDDTEEDAEEVNVEEEEVPPTEDAEYSSGSFCKLCSVCEHCSSCDKCPCEEGDTSAHCKHCEHCSYCYICPVICETVCQPGGILDIVSGSIYQTVSTLL
- the LOC127423240 gene encoding cilia- and flagella-associated protein 251 isoform X2 codes for the protein MVASRGWFLGLFIALFSTGAFKDSVQAEEGLQTEVAKELGGLDITEVVEEDAANDEEVGNTSEEVADDTGEDEGGDVEAEEEDDGEEWAAPAGDIEVGVSEEVKVVEENTEEEEGAAEEEEEEEVAQKVKETEGAIDEEEDEEEVAENEEETEGATDEEEEEEEEEVAVNDEETEGAADEEEEDVAENDEEKEGASDKEQEEEVTEEEEETAADEEEDTKEEQEQTEAAQQKEEEEAAEEVLERAPIEEEEEVEVFDDDEDEDNVDSDEEDEEAEQSEGVEELAEEKQEASETEKAEESVNCTTGDDTEDAEEVNVEEEEVPPTEDAEYSSGSFCKLCSVCEHCSSCDKCPCEEGDTSAHCKHCEHCSYCYICPVICETVCQPGGILDIVSGSIYQTVSTLL